The window CAGCAAGCGCCCGAAATCACTGATGTGCGCCGGGAGCTGGCGCTGCCAAACGGCGAGGTTTACGCCGTCATCAAGAATTCGCGTCAGTGTCTGCGGCGTTTCACCCTGAACCTGATGAACGATCGTCTGCGGTTTCAGATTCGGCGCCAACATCAGGCGGCCACCTCTTCGTGCCACGGGCCGAACGGATCGGCCAGCAATCGCCAGCCTTCCACACCCAAGGCCATTTCATCATCGTTCAGCAGGCATGCGTCGAGTTCGGCGGTGAGCTGCGCGAAGTCGATGTTCTGGCCGATGAACACCAGTTCCTGGCGGCAATCGCCGGTGGCGGCGGTCCAGTTTTCCATGATCCCGGCCGTGCTTTCTTCGTCCTGCGGCCACTGGGTTTTCGGCACGAAACGCCACCAGCGTCCGGCGAAACCATGGCGCATCAAGCCACCCGCCTGGGACCAGCTACCGGCGTCCATGTGCTTGCTGGCGAGCCAGAAAAAACCTTTGGAACGCAGCAGCTTGCCGTTTACCCACGGCCGATCGATGAAGCTGAAAAAGCGCTGCGGATGAAACGGGCGGCGGGCTCGGTAGGCCGTCGAGGCGATGCCGTATTCCTCGGTTTCCGGCACGTGTTCGCCACGCAACTCCTGCAACCAGCCCGGCGCTTGAGCAGCTTTTTCAAAGTCGAAACGACCGGTGTTGAGGATTTTTTTCAGAGGAATCTCACCCATGACCATCGGGATGATTTCTGCCTGAGCGTTGAGGCGCTCAAGGATCGCGATCAGCTCCAGGCGCTCGCGGCTGCTGATCAAATCGATCTTGCTGATGAGGATCACGTCGGCGAATTCGATCTGCTCGATTAACAAATCGGTGATCGAGCGCTCGTCCTCTTCGCCCAATGTTTCACCGCGCGAAGCGAGGCTTTCGGCGGCCTGATAGTCGAGCAGGAAGTTCATGCCGTCGACCACCGTGACCATGGTGTCGAGCCGCGCGATGTCGGCCAGGCTCTGCCCTTGCTCATCACGGAAGGTGAAGGTTTCGGCCACGGGCAATGGCTCGGAGATGCCGGTGGATTCGATCAACAGGTAATCGAATCGCCCATCCCTCGCGAGTTTGCTGACTTCTTCGAGCAGATCTTCGCGCAGGGTGCAGCAAATGCAGCCGTTGCTCATCTCCACGAGTTTTTCTTCGGCACGGTTCAGGCTGACATCGCGCTGGACTTCGCTGCTATCGATGTTGATCTCACTCATATCGTTGACGATTACGGCGACTCGCAGGTTCTCGCGGTTGCGCAACACGTAGTTGAGCAGCGTACTTTTACCGGCGCCGAGAAAGCCCGACAGAACGGTCACGGGGAGACGATTGGGCATCAGGAATTCCTCACAGAGATACCCGATCGCAGTGTCGGGTTGATTTCAATGTTATAGTATAACAATGCAATCAAGCCAGCCCGCTCTTGCCCATAACAGCAAAGGGCACGATGCTGAAACCCGTCCAACCCGTGAGAATTCCCATGCGTATAGCCTTGAAATCTGCGCTGATAAGCCTCCCGCTGTTGTTCGCCGGAAACGCCTGGGCGCAAGTGCCGAGCCTGGCCACATGCACTCGAAGCGCCAATCTGCTCGCTTGCGTGGATGCCGATGGCAATGCTTACAGCGTCAACACCGTCGGCAGCACGCTCTATTTGCGCGGCTTCGAAAGGGTGGGCAACCGCTATTGGGCGCAGACCAACAGCCGTTACGGACAGCTCACGTTCTTCACCGGTATCGCCTCCGATGGCGAGGCTTGGGTCGGCTACAACCGGCGGGTTGGCTGGACCACGATCAATCGCTTTTCCAGCTCCGGCGGCAGCAGCGCCAAGTTCACCTGCAGCCGGATAGCAGGCTGCTAGGCCTGCGCTTTTCTCTGGTGCTGTTGCCAGGCGATGTAGCTGTTGAACGGCGGATTCTTCTGAAAATAATGCTGCAACCCTTCGAACAATCCGTCAGCTACAGCCTGCTGATGGCGTGGAGTCACCAGTCGCTGGCTGTCGCGGGCGTTGGAAATGAAGCCGGTTTCCACCAGGATCGATGGCACGTCCGGGGACTTCAGCACCGCAAATCCCGCTTGTTCCACGCGCTTCTGATGCAGCGTGGTGATGCCCGCCAGACTGCCGAGAACCGTGCTGCCCAACTGCAAGCTCGCGGCGAGGGTGGCGTTCATCGACATGTCGAGAATCACCCCGGCGAGCATCGGGTCCTTGTCCTTGAGATTGAGCAGACTCGTAGCGCCCAGCAAGTCCGCGCCGTTCTCCCGCTGAGCCATGAAACGCGCCGTGGCCGAGGTGGCGCCTCCTTCCGACAAGCAATACACCGAGGCGCCTGAAGCGGTGAGACGCGGCGCTGCATCCGCATGCACCGAGATGAACATATCGGCGTTGTGCTTGCGGGCGATCTCGACCCGCTTGCGCAGCGGAACGAAGAAATCGTCGTTGCGCACCAGCTTCACGTCGAAGCCCTTCTCGCGTTTCAGCCGCTTGGCCAACAGCTGGGCGATCGACAGAACGACGTCTTTCTCGCGCTCCCCTTTGGCACCCACCGCACCGGGGTCTTTGCCGCCGTGGCCCGGGTCGACCACCACGATGATGTCGCGCTTGGGATGAGCCTTTTCGATGCTCGCTTCAGGCGCCACTGCAATGGGTAACGACGTTGTCGACTTCAGATCAAGCACCAGTCGATCGCCTTGGCCATCCTGCGGCGGCAAGAGAAAGCTGTTGAGCTGAACCGGGGCGCTGAGGTCGAGGACGATCCGCGTATCGCCCTGACCAAAATGCCCGGAGCGGATCGAGCGGATGACCGTATTGCCGAGCGCAAGCTGGCTGAAGTCGCCACTGAGGCTGGCACCCCGCAGATCGATGATCAGCCGCTCGGGCGCGCGCAGTGAAAAGGTTTTGTACTGCACCGGCCCGCTCAGATCGAATACCAAACGCAGCGTGTCATCGGAACGCCAAAGCCGCGCATTGCGAATCTGCGCGGCCGAAACACCAAAGGGTAAAGCGAAGGCCGCGCTGGCCAGTATCCAGTTGAGCAAGTGACGTCTGTGCATTTTGAGAGCCGCTCGTGAAAAAGGCGTAGTCGATCTTGATGTAATAACATAACATTAGAAACCGACTCCTACGATGGACCTTTTCATGAATGCGCTGACTCTGCCGGATATCGCCGCGCAGGCTTCACGCCAAGCCCTGCCACTCGACTGGGTGGGCATGTGCGGCATCGCCCTTCCTGTTTTGTTCGATGGCCAACGGCTAAGCGCAAAGGCGGACGCCGGCGTGAGCCTTGATGATGGAGAAGCACGCGGCATTCATATGTCCCGGCTGTATTTGGCGCTGGAAATGCTTGAACGTGAAAACCTGACACCCGCGCTTTTGCGGCGAGTCTTGCAACGTTTCCTCGACAGTCATGAAGGACTATCCAACACCGCCTACTTAAAAATTGATGCGGATTTACTGCTCAAAAGACCGGCGCTGATCAGCCCGTTGGCCGGCTGGAAAACATATCCGGTGAGCATCGAAGCGCGTTTGAAAAACGCGATGTTCCACGTGGAACTAAAAATCGATGTTCCATATTCCTCAACGTGTCCGTGTTCAGCTGCACTTTCCCGACAATTGATTCAGCAACAGTTCGTCGACGACTTCGCCAACCAATCATTGCAACACGCCGATGTATTGGCCTGGCTAGGTTCCACAAAAGGCATCGTGGCGACGCCTCACAGCCAACGCAGCAATGCACATTTACGGCTGCGCTTGGACGATTATCTGGATGACCTGCCGCTGATTGCACTCATCAACGATGCAGAAGCAGCACTCGGGACCGCCGTGCAAACCGCGGTGAAGCGCGCCGATGAACAAGCCTTCGCCCTGGCCAATGGTCAGAACCTGATGTTCTGTGAGGACGCCGCCCGCCGCTTGAATCTGGCCCTGAAACGCTCCCCCGGCATCAACGCTTTCCACATACGCGTCATCCACGCCGAAAGCCTTCACGCCCACGATGCCGTCGCCGAAAGCCGATGGAACTGGGAAGCGCCATGATCCGCTGCCAAGCATTGCGCTGGGGAGCACCTGGTCAACCGCTGACGCCACCTGTGGATTTTGCCTTGCCCAGAGGAAGTCTGACGGCCGTGATCGGCGCCAATGGCTCCGGTAAAAGCAGCCTGCTGAAAGTAATCGCCGGACTGCAAAAACCACTGGCTGGAAAAATCATCCTCGATGTCCCGCGTAAGGGTTCGCTTTCTTTCCTGCCCCAGCAGCAACACTTGGACCGGCAATTCCCCATCAGCCTCCAAGAGTTGGTGGCAGCCGGTTTTTGGGGCAACCAACAATCACCAGCGCTACGCCGCCAACGCCTCAAAGCCGTGCTGGAAAACTGGTGCCTGAGCGGTTTGGAACAGCGCCCGTTGATGGCCCTTTCCGGTGGCGAATTACAGCGCGCCCTGCTCGCCCGTTTGAGCCTCGCCGACACGCCGTTGCTGTTGCTCGACGAACCCCACGCCGCACTCGATGAGTTGGGCCAGTCGCTACTCTGGAAGCACATCCACGCTTGGCACGCCGAAGGTCGAACCCTGCTGGTCGTGTGCCATGACCTGGCCGCGGTTCGCCAACACATGCCTCAAAGCTTGCTGATCAAAAGCAGCGGCTGCGTACTTGGACCCAGTACCGAACTGATCCGTCAACAACCGCAAACACAGGTGGCTTGATGCTCGCTGCCGCTCAGCTTTGGCAACCGTTCCACGAGTTTGTATTCATGCGCCGGGCACTCTTGGGTGGATTGGTCCTGGCCTGCAGCACGGCTCCGCTGGGCGTGTTTCTGATCCTGAGACGCATGAGCCTGATCGGCGACGCAGTGGCTCACGGCATCCTGCCGGGTGCCGCGCTCGGCTTCTGGTTCGCCGGATTGAGTTTGCCGGCATTGACCTTCGGTGGCCTCGGCGCAGGCTTGAGCATGGCCGGACTCGCCGCCTGGATCACCCGCCGGACGGGGTTGCGCGAAGATGCGAGCCTTGCCGCGATATACCCGATTTCACTCGCCAGTGGTGTGCTGATCCTCGGCATCGCCGGCAAACGCCTGGACCTGCTTCACCTGTTATTCGGCTCGGCACTGGCGGTCGATGGGCCGACATTGACAGGCATGTTGTGGGTCTCCGGTGTCAGCCTGATCGCTATGGCGCTGATCTACAAACCGTTACTGCTGGACACCCTCGACCCGCTTTTCCTGCAAACCGTCAGCCGCCTCGGTCCCTTGGCACACGGCGTATTTCTGACCCTGGTGGTGCTGAACCTGGTGATCGGTTTCCAGGCCATCGGCGCGTTGATGGTGGTTGGGTTGATGATGTTGCCCGCCGCCGCATCGCGCTTCTGGAGTCGCCGTTTGCCAGTGTTGATCGCAATCGCCGCCCTGCTCGGTTGCCTCTCTGTGTGGCTCGGTTTGTTGCTGTCGTTCTACTACTCGCTGCCCAGCGGCCCGGCGATCGTGCTGGTGGCTGGCGGTTTGTATGTGCTGTCTGTGGTGTTCGGGCCGGTGCACGGTTTGCTGCGCCGCCCGCCTTTGTTCACATCCCAATGAGGTGCTTTCCGATGCGCGCTTTACTCGTGCTGTTCAGTCTGATGCTGTCGATGTCGCTGTCCGCTGCGGAGAAACTTCAGGTGGTCACCAGCTTCAGCATCCTCGCCGACATGACTCATCAGGTCGGCGGCGAACATATCCACATCACTAACATGGTCGGTCCCGACGCCGATGCCCACACCTACGAGCCGACTCCGGACGATGCCAAAGCCTTGCTCAAGGCCCGACTCATCATCAAAAACGGTCTGGGATTCGAACCCTGGCTGGACCGTCTGGTGACCAGCACCGAGACCAAAGCCCCGGTCATCAGCGCGAGCCACGGCGTCATCCCACGCTCCCTGGATGAAGACGGCGAGACCGTTCCCGACCCTCACGCCTGGCACAACCTGGCCAACACCGAGTTGTATATCAGCAACATCACCAAAGCGCTGATCGCCGCCGATCCGGCGAACAAAGCCGACTACGAACGCAACAGCCAGGTCTACCTGAAACAGATCTACGCGCTGCTCGCCAAAGCCAAGGCCAAGCTTGCTTCGTTGCCACCAGGCAACCGCAAGATCGTCACTTCGCATGACGCCTTCGGTTATCTGGGCCAGGCCTACGGCATCGACTTCATGGCGCCGCAAGGCCTGTCCACGGAACGCGAACCTTCGGCCGCCGAAGTCGCTGCGCTGATTACTCAGATTCGCCAGGCCAAGGTTAAAGCGGTGTTCATGGAAAACATCAAGGATGCTCGCCTGCTCAAACAGATTGCCGACGAAAGCGGCGCGCACATCGGTGGCACGTTGTACTCCGACGCGCTCGCCGCAAGCGGTCCGGCGAGTACCTTCGCCGGCCTGTTTGAATACAACCTCAACACCCTCTACGACGCCTTGAGCAAGCCATGATCCGCAAGAATCCCTCAGGCGATTTGCCACTGATTGCGGAGTCCGCGTATGTGGATAAAACTGCAATCATCTGCGGCAAAGTGGTGATCGGCGAAAACGTGTTCGTCGGCCCATACGCCGTCATTCGGGCCGACGAAGTGGATGCGTCAGGCGAAATGGAACCGATCACCATCGGTGCCAATTCGAACATCCAGGATGGCGTGGTGATTCACTCCAAGTCCGGCGCGGCGGTGACCATTGGCGAGTTCAGTTCGATCGCTCATCGCTCCATCGTTCATGGCCCGTGCACCGTTGGCGACCGGGTGTTCATCGGGTTCAACAGCGTGTTGTTCAACTGCGCGGTCGGCGATGGCAGCGTGGTGCGGCACAATTCCGTGGTCGACGGTCGTGACTTGCCTGAGGATTTCTACGTGCCCTCCACCACTCGCATCGGGCCCCACACCGACCTCTCGCAGTTCCCGCCGGTGAGCGTCAGTGCCTCGGAGTTTTCCGAAGACGTGGCGCGCACTAACGTCGATCTGGTGCGCGGCTACAAAGCCCTGCAGAACGAGTTTTGACCATGAGCAGCGTGCTGATTCGCAATGCCAGATTGGTGAATGAAGGTCGAGAATTCGAGGGTGACCTGCTGGTGAGCAACGGCCGGATCGTGAAGATTGCCAGCAGCATCGACGGGGAAAATGCCCACATCGAAATCGACGCGCAAGGGCAGTGGCTACTGCCGGGCATGATCGACGATCAGGTGCATTTTCGCGATCCCGGATCGCCGGATAAGGGCAGCGTTTACACGGAATCGCGGGCGGCCGTGGCGGGCGGTATCACCAGTTTCATGGACATGCCCAACACCAACCCGGCCACCCTGACCCTCGCGGCACTCGCTGACAAAAAACGTCGAGCTGCGATCAATTCTGTCGCCAACTATGGCTTTCACTTCGGCGTGAGCAACAACAATCTCGACACCGTCGCGGCGCTCAATCCCTGCGAAGTGGCTGGCGTAAAAGTATTCATGGGCGCCTCGACCGGCAACATGCTGGTGGACGATCCGCAGACGCTCGAACGTTTATTCGCCGAGGTGCCGACCCTTCTGCTGGCGCATTGTGAACACACGCCCAGCATCGAGGCCAATGCCGCGACGGTGCTTGAGCGTTTTGGAGAATACATTCCCGCCGCCGTCCATCCACTGATTCGCGACACCGAAGCCTGTTTTCGCTCCTCCTCAATGGCCGTGGACCTCGCTAAACGTCATGGCACGAGACTGCACGTTTTGCACCTGACCACAGCCCGCGAACTCGCTCTGTTCGAAGACAAGCCGCTGGCACAGAAACGCATTACCGCCGAAGTTTGCCTGCATCATTTGTTGTTCGATGATCGCGACTACCCGACCCTCGGCAACCTGATCAAGTGCAATCCGGCTATCAAAAGCCAGGCTGATCGTGATGCCTTGCGTCATGCCCTGTTAAGCAATCGACTGGACGTCATCGGTAGCGACCACGCGCCGCATACGTGGGCGGAAAAACAACGGCCCTACACCCAGGCACCCTCCGGTCTGCCGTTGGTGCAACATGCCCTGCCGGCGTTAATGGAACTGGTGTTGGACGAAGTTCTGCCGATAACTACCCTCGTGGCCAAGACCAGTCACCGCGTGGCTGATCTGTTTGCCATTCCCGACCGCGGTTATCTGCGCGAAGGCTATTGGGCCGACCTTGTTCTGATCAAACCCGAGCCGGAAGGCGTAGCCGTTTCCAGGCAGCCAATCTTGTCGCAATGCGGCTGGACACCTTTCGCCCGCCAGCGGTTTCGCCACAGCGTCAGCACCACGATCGTCTCGGGGCAAATCGCCTGGCACGACCAACGTCTTAATGACAACTGCCAGGGTTTACCTCTACGGTTTATGCGCTAACGCGCGTTTATTGCACTCGAGAGCACCGACATGATTCACATCACCCTGAGCGATGGTTCATTGCGTGAATACGACCAACCGTTGTCGGTGTATGAGTTTGCCGCGAGCATCGGTGCCGGGCTGGCAAAAGCGGCCGTGGCCGGCCGGGTGGACGGTGTTCTGGTGGACTGTGAATTCATGATCGAGGCCGATGCCCGGGTCAGCATCGTTACGCCTCAAGAGCCCGATGGGCTGGAGATCTTGCGACGCTCATGCGCCTTGATGCTGGCGGTGGCCATCAAGCAGCTCTATCCAAAAACGCGGCTGCAGACCGGATCGGCGCTGGGAGACGGCTTCTTTTACGAGTTCGCGTTTGAGCGTCTGTTAAACCTGGTCGACCTTGCCGGCATCGAAGCGCGCATGAGGACCCTGGCGGCGACCAACCATTCGATCCGGCGCCGCAAGCCGGTAACCGGATCGGTACCCACGCAGAGGTCATTGCCCTACCTCCTCGGGGATTTCGAATGTGTGTCATCGGGCCCGCATGTTCCCGCAACACGGGTGTTGCAAGCATTCGCGCTTGATCACATCAGCGGCACCGCGCCGCAGCGGATCTATGGC is drawn from Pseudomonas sp. 31-12 and contains these coding sequences:
- the zigA gene encoding zinc metallochaperone GTPase ZigA, which translates into the protein MPNRLPVTVLSGFLGAGKSTLLNYVLRNRENLRVAVIVNDMSEINIDSSEVQRDVSLNRAEEKLVEMSNGCICCTLREDLLEEVSKLARDGRFDYLLIESTGISEPLPVAETFTFRDEQGQSLADIARLDTMVTVVDGMNFLLDYQAAESLASRGETLGEEDERSITDLLIEQIEFADVILISKIDLISSRERLELIAILERLNAQAEIIPMVMGEIPLKKILNTGRFDFEKAAQAPGWLQELRGEHVPETEEYGIASTAYRARRPFHPQRFFSFIDRPWVNGKLLRSKGFFWLASKHMDAGSWSQAGGLMRHGFAGRWWRFVPKTQWPQDEESTAGIMENWTAATGDCRQELVFIGQNIDFAQLTAELDACLLNDDEMALGVEGWRLLADPFGPWHEEVAA
- a CDS encoding glutamine synthetase, giving the protein MRIALKSALISLPLLFAGNAWAQVPSLATCTRSANLLACVDADGNAYSVNTVGSTLYLRGFERVGNRYWAQTNSRYGQLTFFTGIASDGEAWVGYNRRVGWTTINRFSSSGGSSAKFTCSRIAGC
- a CDS encoding N-acetylmuramoyl-L-alanine amidase; amino-acid sequence: MHRRHLLNWILASAAFALPFGVSAAQIRNARLWRSDDTLRLVFDLSGPVQYKTFSLRAPERLIIDLRGASLSGDFSQLALGNTVIRSIRSGHFGQGDTRIVLDLSAPVQLNSFLLPPQDGQGDRLVLDLKSTTSLPIAVAPEASIEKAHPKRDIIVVVDPGHGGKDPGAVGAKGEREKDVVLSIAQLLAKRLKREKGFDVKLVRNDDFFVPLRKRVEIARKHNADMFISVHADAAPRLTASGASVYCLSEGGATSATARFMAQRENGADLLGATSLLNLKDKDPMLAGVILDMSMNATLAASLQLGSTVLGSLAGITTLHQKRVEQAGFAVLKSPDVPSILVETGFISNARDSQRLVTPRHQQAVADGLFEGLQHYFQKNPPFNSYIAWQQHQRKAQA
- the folE2 gene encoding GTP cyclohydrolase FolE2, producing MNALTLPDIAAQASRQALPLDWVGMCGIALPVLFDGQRLSAKADAGVSLDDGEARGIHMSRLYLALEMLERENLTPALLRRVLQRFLDSHEGLSNTAYLKIDADLLLKRPALISPLAGWKTYPVSIEARLKNAMFHVELKIDVPYSSTCPCSAALSRQLIQQQFVDDFANQSLQHADVLAWLGSTKGIVATPHSQRSNAHLRLRLDDYLDDLPLIALINDAEAALGTAVQTAVKRADEQAFALANGQNLMFCEDAARRLNLALKRSPGINAFHIRVIHAESLHAHDAVAESRWNWEAP
- a CDS encoding metal ABC transporter ATP-binding protein; the protein is MIRCQALRWGAPGQPLTPPVDFALPRGSLTAVIGANGSGKSSLLKVIAGLQKPLAGKIILDVPRKGSLSFLPQQQHLDRQFPISLQELVAAGFWGNQQSPALRRQRLKAVLENWCLSGLEQRPLMALSGGELQRALLARLSLADTPLLLLDEPHAALDELGQSLLWKHIHAWHAEGRTLLVVCHDLAAVRQHMPQSLLIKSSGCVLGPSTELIRQQPQTQVA
- a CDS encoding metal ABC transporter permease — encoded protein: MLAAAQLWQPFHEFVFMRRALLGGLVLACSTAPLGVFLILRRMSLIGDAVAHGILPGAALGFWFAGLSLPALTFGGLGAGLSMAGLAAWITRRTGLREDASLAAIYPISLASGVLILGIAGKRLDLLHLLFGSALAVDGPTLTGMLWVSGVSLIAMALIYKPLLLDTLDPLFLQTVSRLGPLAHGVFLTLVVLNLVIGFQAIGALMVVGLMMLPAAASRFWSRRLPVLIAIAALLGCLSVWLGLLLSFYYSLPSGPAIVLVAGGLYVLSVVFGPVHGLLRRPPLFTSQ
- a CDS encoding metal ABC transporter substrate-binding protein, with the protein product MRALLVLFSLMLSMSLSAAEKLQVVTSFSILADMTHQVGGEHIHITNMVGPDADAHTYEPTPDDAKALLKARLIIKNGLGFEPWLDRLVTSTETKAPVISASHGVIPRSLDEDGETVPDPHAWHNLANTELYISNITKALIAADPANKADYERNSQVYLKQIYALLAKAKAKLASLPPGNRKIVTSHDAFGYLGQAYGIDFMAPQGLSTEREPSAAEVAALITQIRQAKVKAVFMENIKDARLLKQIADESGAHIGGTLYSDALAASGPASTFAGLFEYNLNTLYDALSKP
- a CDS encoding DapH/DapD/GlmU-related protein, whose translation is MIRKNPSGDLPLIAESAYVDKTAIICGKVVIGENVFVGPYAVIRADEVDASGEMEPITIGANSNIQDGVVIHSKSGAAVTIGEFSSIAHRSIVHGPCTVGDRVFIGFNSVLFNCAVGDGSVVRHNSVVDGRDLPEDFYVPSTTRIGPHTDLSQFPPVSVSASEFSEDVARTNVDLVRGYKALQNEF
- a CDS encoding dihydroorotase gives rise to the protein MSSVLIRNARLVNEGREFEGDLLVSNGRIVKIASSIDGENAHIEIDAQGQWLLPGMIDDQVHFRDPGSPDKGSVYTESRAAVAGGITSFMDMPNTNPATLTLAALADKKRRAAINSVANYGFHFGVSNNNLDTVAALNPCEVAGVKVFMGASTGNMLVDDPQTLERLFAEVPTLLLAHCEHTPSIEANAATVLERFGEYIPAAVHPLIRDTEACFRSSSMAVDLAKRHGTRLHVLHLTTARELALFEDKPLAQKRITAEVCLHHLLFDDRDYPTLGNLIKCNPAIKSQADRDALRHALLSNRLDVIGSDHAPHTWAEKQRPYTQAPSGLPLVQHALPALMELVLDEVLPITTLVAKTSHRVADLFAIPDRGYLREGYWADLVLIKPEPEGVAVSRQPILSQCGWTPFARQRFRHSVSTTIVSGQIAWHDQRLNDNCQGLPLRFMR
- a CDS encoding His/Gly/Thr/Pro-type tRNA ligase C-terminal domain-containing protein, with the protein product MIHITLSDGSLREYDQPLSVYEFAASIGAGLAKAAVAGRVDGVLVDCEFMIEADARVSIVTPQEPDGLEILRRSCALMLAVAIKQLYPKTRLQTGSALGDGFFYEFAFERLLNLVDLAGIEARMRTLAATNHSIRRRKPVTGSVPTQRSLPYLLGDFECVSSGPHVPATRVLQAFALDHISGTAPQRIYGTCWSCQQELEDWRSPPHVIIVSMDERQADYAQSVTEALRRSGVRARADLRNEKVRHKIREHSQQVPYLVVIGEKEKAGGFVSVRSRTGEDFGRMAVEAVCDWLRSIGIARV